The following are encoded in a window of Panthera leo isolate Ple1 chromosome B2, P.leo_Ple1_pat1.1, whole genome shotgun sequence genomic DNA:
- the LOC122219360 gene encoding putative vomeronasal receptor-like protein 4, with the protein MHTLRYFRFSVPFGQPERGHSRKTRLSLPSSIVCFPQKVFPVLSMRWKINWIDFIRGTILLSLTGPGCAGNFFLFASHVYVFVMGPKKKPTDLLLVHLAFTNTMTLCARGIFDITAAFHVSNFLDSASCKTVFYLGRVARGLSMCTTCLLSVVQALTISPRTSSWRKLKPRTAWQVLPSLLLFWILNSLISSNLLSYITAAQSTNGSGITPSGSHPYCHMLPSGLTVRWLFLTLMALRDIISQSLMGWSSGYMAFRLCKHRQSVLHLRSSTSQRNSSPETRATRSALLLMACFLLFYWADFIFSFCIGSFLTNDRTVLNIKLFLTLSYASLSPFVLISRASHQPPRRSAR; encoded by the coding sequence ATGCACACACTGCGGTATTTCCGCTTCTCTGTCCCCTTCGGGCAACCGGAGAGAGGCCACAGCCGTAAAACACGTTTGTCTTTGCCGTCCTCAattgtttgttttcctcaaaaGGTTTTTCCTGTACTGTCCATGAGGTGGAAGATAAACTGGATTGACTTCATCCGGGGAACAATCTTGCTTTCTCTTACTGGACCTGGCTGTGCGGGAAACTTCTTTTTGTTTGCGAGCCATGTGTACGTTTTTGTCATGGGTCCTAAGAAAAAGCCCACAGACCTTCTCCTCGTCCACCTGGCTTTTACCAATACCATGACACTTTGTGCCAGAGGCATTTTCGATATAACAGCAGCTTTTCATGTCAGTAACTTTCTAGATAGTGCCAGTTGCAAAACGGTGTTCTATCTGGGGAGAGTGGCCCGTGGCCTCTCAATGTGCACCACCTGCCTCCTCAGCGTGGTCCAGGCCCTCACCATCAGCCCCAGGACCTCCTCGTGGAGAAAGCTCAAGCCCCGCACCGCGTGGCAAgtgctcccctctctcctcctcttctggatCTTGAATTCCCTGATAAGCTCCAACTTGCTCTCCTACATCACAGCCGCCCAGAGCACCAACGGCTCCGGGATCACACCGTCTGGCTCCCACCCCTATTGCCATATGCTGCCCTCCGGGCTGACCGTCAGGTGGCTCTTCCTGACTCTCATGGCGCTGCGGGACATCATCTCCCAGAGCCTCATGGGCTGGAGCAGCGGGTACATGGCTTTCCGTCTGTGCAAGCATCGCCAGAGTGTGCTCCACCTGCGGAGCTCCACATCCCAGAGAAATTCCAGCCCGGAGACGAGAGCTACGCGGAGTGCCCTCCTCCTCAtggcctgtttccttctcttttattgggcggacttcattttctccttctgcaTCGGCTCCTTCCTGACCAATGACCGCACGGTGTTAAATATCAAACTATTTCTAACGCTCAGTTACGCCAGTCTCAGCCCCTTTGTGCTGATCAGCAGGGCCTCCCACCAGCCTCCCCGCCGGAGTGCCCGCTGA